A region from the Candidatus Goldiibacteriota bacterium HGW-Goldbacteria-1 genome encodes:
- the trpE gene encoding anthranilate synthase component I, which yields MEFTNIKEVLKLSKKFNVIPVYKEMLADLETPLSVYLRIDNPENSFLLESIEGGEKTARYSFLGRRPYQTFTYQNGRVILEYKGNKSTIDTKDPFSILKTIFKSYKAAKIPGLPPFCGGAVGYVGYDTIKLYEKVPDKPKTDNLKWPDIYLMFTDILIIFDNVYHKIKVVHNILTDEHDTESDIRKKHAAAVKRIDLIIADLKRPLKKLSFKKHKGAIAIKNHTKKELFKKAVADTVALLNNGEAIQVVLSQRFSAPFNGDPILLYRALRTINPSPYMFFIRFGKRYIIGASPEVMANLSGRTAEVKPIAGTRRRGKTEAEDKMLEAELLSDIKERAEHVMLVDLGRNDLGRVCETGTVKVNDFMAIERYSHVMHIVSDVTGTVKKGLDAFDVFKSTFPAGTVSGAPKVRAMQIIDDMENVKRGPYAGSVGVIGFNGDMETCISIRTIYHEGNRAYFQAGAGIVVDSDPEFEYRESMTKAAAVLKAVEMAAKAEEM from the coding sequence ATGGAATTTACCAACATAAAAGAGGTTTTAAAACTTTCAAAGAAATTCAATGTAATACCCGTTTATAAAGAAATGCTTGCTGACCTTGAAACGCCGCTTTCTGTGTACCTAAGAATAGACAATCCGGAAAATTCCTTTCTGCTTGAAAGTATAGAAGGCGGGGAAAAGACAGCAAGGTATTCTTTTCTTGGCCGCAGGCCTTACCAGACCTTTACCTATCAGAACGGCAGGGTAATACTTGAATATAAAGGCAATAAAAGCACGATTGATACAAAGGACCCTTTTTCCATATTAAAAACCATATTTAAATCATACAAAGCGGCAAAGATACCGGGCCTTCCGCCTTTTTGCGGCGGCGCTGTGGGATACGTGGGGTATGACACAATAAAGTTATACGAAAAAGTCCCTGACAAACCCAAGACAGACAATCTGAAATGGCCTGATATTTATCTTATGTTTACGGATATTCTTATTATCTTTGATAATGTTTATCACAAGATAAAAGTGGTGCATAACATACTTACGGATGAACACGACACTGAAAGCGATATCCGTAAAAAACACGCGGCCGCGGTTAAACGGATAGACTTAATAATAGCGGATCTTAAAAGGCCGTTAAAAAAGTTATCGTTTAAAAAGCACAAAGGCGCAATTGCCATAAAGAACCATACAAAAAAAGAGTTGTTTAAAAAAGCCGTGGCAGATACTGTGGCACTGTTAAATAACGGCGAGGCAATTCAGGTTGTGCTGTCCCAGCGGTTTTCCGCGCCTTTCAACGGCGACCCTATTCTTCTATACAGGGCGTTAAGGACAATTAATCCTTCGCCTTATATGTTTTTTATCCGTTTTGGAAAAAGGTACATAATAGGCGCATCGCCGGAAGTGATGGCAAATCTGTCAGGCAGGACAGCGGAAGTAAAACCTATTGCCGGCACCAGAAGAAGGGGCAAAACAGAAGCAGAAGACAAAATGCTTGAAGCAGAATTGTTGTCTGATATCAAGGAACGCGCGGAACACGTTATGCTTGTAGACCTTGGCAGAAATGACCTTGGGCGCGTGTGTGAAACAGGAACGGTAAAGGTAAATGATTTTATGGCAATAGAGCGTTATTCTCACGTTATGCACATAGTGTCTGATGTCACGGGCACAGTTAAAAAAGGGCTGGATGCGTTTGATGTATTTAAAAGCACTTTTCCCGCGGGTACGGTATCGGGCGCGCCCAAAGTAAGGGCGATGCAGATAATAGATGACATGGAAAATGTAAAGCGCGGCCCCTATGCGGGAAGCGTCGGCGTGATAGGTTTTAACGGGGATATGGAAACATGTATTTCTATCAGGACCATTTATCACGAAGGCAACAGGGCATACTTTCAGGCGGGCGCCGGAATTGTGGTGGACAGCGATCCGGAATTTGAATACAGGGAAAGTATGACAAAAGCGGCGGCTGTATTAAAAGCAGTTGAAATGGCAGCGAAAGCGGAGGAAATGTAA
- a CDS encoding imidazoleglycerol-phosphate dehydratase HisB codes for MAKKAAIKRKTKETDIDLSLGVNKSGAYKIDTQVPFLTHMIEQLSRHSNVDIALKVKGDIQIDAHHITEDTGIVIGKALAKALGDKKGIARFGSACGVLDEALVRVVLDLSGRTYCEVNLDLKEKKTGNFDTELIEEFFHGFARGGNLTLHVDQIKGKNTHHIAEAAFKGLALALKAALKKDGITVKSTKGSL; via the coding sequence ATGGCAAAAAAAGCGGCCATAAAAAGAAAGACAAAAGAGACGGATATAGACCTTTCACTTGGTGTCAATAAAAGCGGGGCGTATAAGATAGACACGCAGGTGCCGTTTCTGACACATATGATAGAACAGTTATCAAGGCACAGCAATGTAGACATTGCCCTTAAGGTAAAAGGCGATATTCAGATAGACGCGCACCATATTACTGAAGACACGGGAATTGTAATAGGCAAGGCGCTTGCAAAAGCGCTGGGCGATAAAAAAGGCATTGCCAGATTCGGTTCAGCCTGCGGCGTTCTGGATGAAGCGCTTGTAAGGGTGGTTTTAGACCTGTCTGGCAGGACATATTGTGAGGTTAACCTTGACCTTAAAGAAAAGAAAACAGGAAATTTTGATACGGAATTAATTGAAGAATTTTTTCACGGATTCGCTCGCGGCGGAAACCTTACCCTGCACGTTGACCAGATAAAAGGGAAGAACACGCATCATATCGCTGAAGCCGCGTTTAAAGGGCTGGCGCTGGCATTAAAAGCCGCTTTAAAAAAAGACGGCATTACCGTAAAAAGCACAAAAGGAAGTTTATAG
- the hisC gene encoding histidinol-phosphate transaminase, with the protein MMKIPPKSSIAELKAYDPCLFKGRYKLDANENPYGMPAALIKKILAKAASLDLNRYPQPGAPELRKTLGKKLKVNSDNIVVGNGSDELLLYLMMAYLEAGDGVIAPVPSFEMYGLIGKALGGKFIPVPLDKDFDLDDADIIELSCKNKTKFIFITYPNNPTGNCFSRERIINILDNTSALIVIDEAYFEFSGKTFLPLLKKYPNLIITRTFSKAFSMAGLRLGYMAASEEICNNVNKVRLPYNINSLSMFIAMEAMKNERQMKNSLDIIKKEREKMFKVIKSEYTAVKSDANFIFLKLNNAKKAKFAFEKSGISIRMFSKGPAAGWARITVGKPAENTAVLKILKRGV; encoded by the coding sequence ATGATGAAAATACCACCTAAAAGCAGCATCGCTGAATTAAAAGCTTATGACCCTTGCCTTTTTAAAGGCAGGTATAAACTTGACGCTAATGAGAATCCTTATGGTATGCCCGCGGCTTTAATAAAAAAGATTCTTGCCAAAGCGGCGTCGCTTGATTTAAACAGGTACCCGCAGCCGGGAGCCCCGGAACTGCGAAAAACGCTGGGCAAAAAATTAAAAGTAAATTCAGATAACATAGTTGTGGGCAATGGTTCGGACGAACTGCTGCTGTATCTTATGATGGCGTATCTGGAGGCCGGTGACGGTGTTATTGCTCCGGTACCGTCTTTTGAAATGTACGGCCTGATAGGAAAAGCGTTAGGCGGAAAATTTATACCCGTGCCGCTGGATAAAGATTTTGACCTTGATGATGCGGATATAATAGAATTAAGCTGTAAAAATAAAACAAAGTTTATATTTATCACTTATCCTAACAACCCCACGGGCAATTGCTTCTCGCGGGAGCGGATAATAAACATCCTTGATAACACTTCGGCGCTTATAGTTATTGATGAAGCGTATTTTGAATTCTCGGGAAAAACTTTTCTGCCTCTGTTGAAAAAATACCCCAATCTGATAATAACCAGGACGTTTTCAAAGGCATTTTCAATGGCGGGATTAAGGCTTGGGTATATGGCGGCATCCGAAGAGATTTGTAATAATGTCAATAAAGTGCGCCTTCCATACAATATAAATTCACTTTCCATGTTTATTGCCATGGAAGCAATGAAAAATGAAAGACAGATGAAAAACTCGCTTGATATAATTAAGAAAGAGCGTGAAAAAATGTTTAAAGTAATTAAATCAGAATATACAGCCGTCAAAAGTGATGCTAATTTTATATTTCTAAAATTAAATAATGCTAAAAAAGCGAAATTTGCCTTTGAAAAAAGCGGTATTTCTATTAGAATGTTCAGCAAAGGCCCCGCAGCCGGCTGGGCAAGGATAACAGTCGGAAAACCGGCGGAAAATACGGCAGTTCTTAAAATTCTTAAAAGAGGTGTTTAA
- a CDS encoding anthranilate/aminodeoxychorismate synthase component II (TrpG; with TrpE catalyzes the formation of anthranilate and glutamate from chorismate and glutamine; TrpG provides the glutamine amidotransferase activity) — protein MVLMIDNYDSFTYNIVQYMGEFEKNIKVLRNDETTIEEIKKLNPTHIVISPGPSWPENAGISKEVITSFMGQKPILGICLGHQCMIEALGGKIVRNHRIMHGKVSPVFHDKKGIYKSMPSPFNATRYHSLVGVKKSLPKELLVSAWTKEGEIMGVRHREFKMEGVQYHPESILTEGGKILLKNFLTWK, from the coding sequence ATGGTGCTTATGATAGATAATTATGACAGTTTTACGTATAATATAGTTCAGTACATGGGTGAGTTTGAAAAAAATATTAAGGTATTAAGGAATGATGAGACAACGATAGAAGAGATAAAGAAACTTAATCCTACGCACATAGTAATATCGCCGGGCCCTTCATGGCCGGAAAACGCGGGAATATCCAAAGAGGTTATAACAAGTTTTATGGGTCAAAAACCCATACTTGGCATCTGCCTTGGGCATCAGTGTATGATAGAAGCGCTTGGCGGGAAGATAGTAAGAAACCACAGAATTATGCACGGCAAGGTATCGCCGGTGTTTCATGACAAAAAGGGTATTTACAAATCAATGCCCAGCCCTTTTAATGCGACACGTTATCACTCGCTTGTCGGTGTAAAGAAATCACTGCCAAAAGAACTGCTTGTAAGCGCGTGGACAAAAGAAGGGGAAATTATGGGGGTAAGGCACAGGGAGTTTAAGATGGAAGGCGTGCAGTACCATCCGGAATCCATACTTACCGAAGGCGGAAAGATATTACTTAAAAACTTTCTGACATGGAAGTAA
- a CDS encoding imidazole glycerol phosphate synthase subunit HisF, which produces MLTKRIIPCLDVNKGRVVKGVKFLNLKDAGDPVEAAVRYNKAGADELVFLDITASHEVRKTIIDVVRKTAEKIYIPFTVGGGIREVSDMELILKNGADKVSVNTAAVMNPSLIEKGARKFGRQCIVLAVDAKRKSKGKWEVYTHGGRTATGIDALKWIKQAVKLGAGEILLTSMDADGTKAGYDIPLNLAVSEAVEVPVIASGGAGGPEHMLEVLKKGKADAVLAASIFHYKEYTVKSVKQYLRENGIAVRL; this is translated from the coding sequence ATGCTGACTAAAAGAATAATACCGTGCCTGGATGTCAACAAAGGCAGAGTGGTAAAAGGCGTTAAATTTTTAAACTTAAAAGACGCGGGAGACCCCGTTGAAGCGGCGGTCAGGTACAATAAAGCGGGGGCGGACGAACTGGTATTTCTTGATATTACCGCATCGCACGAAGTAAGAAAAACCATAATTGATGTTGTAAGAAAAACCGCGGAAAAAATTTATATTCCTTTTACCGTTGGCGGCGGAATAAGGGAAGTTTCAGACATGGAGCTTATTTTAAAAAACGGCGCGGATAAAGTCTCTGTTAACACAGCCGCTGTTATGAACCCTTCTCTTATAGAAAAAGGCGCAAGAAAGTTTGGAAGGCAGTGCATTGTGCTTGCGGTGGATGCCAAAAGGAAATCCAAAGGAAAGTGGGAAGTATACACGCACGGCGGAAGGACAGCCACGGGTATTGACGCGTTAAAGTGGATAAAGCAGGCGGTAAAGCTTGGCGCGGGCGAGATATTATTAACCAGCATGGATGCCGACGGTACAAAAGCCGGCTATGACATTCCGCTTAACCTTGCCGTATCAGAAGCGGTTGAGGTTCCTGTAATAGCCTCCGGCGGCGCGGGCGGCCCGGAACATATGCTTGAAGTTTTGAAAAAAGGAAAAGCAGACGCGGTGCTTGCCGCTTCCATATTCCATTATAAAGAATATACGGTAAAGTCGGTAAAACAATATTTAAGGGAAAATGGGATAGCGGTAAGGTTGTAA
- a CDS encoding imidazole glycerol phosphate synthase subunit HisH, whose amino-acid sequence MGKIVIVDYGMGNIHSVSKAFAHIKASVKVSDKPEDIKKASGLVLPGVGAFGDAMRQLKERKLYIPVKEAARAGKPILGICLGMQLLMAQSEEFGSHKGFGFIKGKVVRFTGKMKIPHMGWNNIMIQDKKNPVIKGVKDNSEVYFVHSYYTLPEDKKDTLCVTDYAGVKFASAVSRGNIFGFQFHPEKSGEKMLRIYKNFNKLVENQER is encoded by the coding sequence ATGGGTAAAATTGTAATTGTTGACTATGGAATGGGAAATATTCACAGCGTCAGTAAGGCTTTTGCGCACATAAAAGCGTCCGTGAAAGTTTCTGATAAACCGGAAGATATAAAAAAAGCCTCAGGCCTGGTTTTGCCCGGCGTGGGTGCTTTTGGCGATGCCATGAGACAGCTTAAAGAAAGAAAGCTTTACATACCGGTTAAAGAAGCGGCTAGAGCGGGAAAACCTATACTTGGGATATGCCTTGGTATGCAGCTTTTAATGGCGCAAAGCGAAGAGTTTGGCAGCCATAAAGGTTTTGGTTTTATAAAAGGCAAAGTGGTAAGGTTTACCGGAAAAATGAAAATACCGCATATGGGCTGGAACAACATAATGATTCAGGATAAAAAGAATCCGGTGATTAAAGGCGTTAAGGATAACTCGGAAGTATATTTTGTGCACTCTTACTACACGCTGCCGGAAGATAAAAAAGACACCCTGTGCGTGACAGACTACGCGGGTGTTAAATTCGCGTCTGCTGTCAGCCGCGGAAATATTTTCGGTTTCCAGTTCCATCCGGAAAAAAGCGGCGAAAAAATGCTTAGAATCTATAAAAATTTCAATAAACTTGTTGAAAATCAGGAAAGGTGA
- a CDS encoding putative DNA modification/repair radical SAM protein has protein sequence MEAAEKLLVLGESAKYDVSCSSSGTDRAGIKGGIGSAAKAGICHTFTADGRCISLLKVLLTNNCIYDCAYCINRRSNDIKRAAFTPQELADITINFYRRNYIEGLFLSSGVVKNADYTMELMVRAVRILRQEYLFNGYIHIKAIPGASSAVLDEAGLLADRLSINMELPSDNGLKLLAPDKKMADITVPMGHIKEKILESKADKFSRKSFAPAGQSTQLIVGATGDTDKQIISLSENMYNGMNLKRVYYSSYIHVNADSRLPVSVNSPLLREHRLYQADWLLRFYKFKADELLDEEHPNFDTRFDPKAAWALRHMEQFPVEVNTAPYETLLRVPGIGVRSAQRIVKARRACAIGVDDLKKLGIVMKRARFFVTAKGKSAFEGKFSGRVISMRLLDAPKQSYEQLSLFKPETILLPAPEDNLKSITGEL, from the coding sequence ATGGAAGCGGCAGAGAAGTTATTGGTGCTGGGAGAAAGCGCTAAGTATGATGTATCGTGTTCTTCCAGCGGTACTGACAGGGCGGGAATTAAAGGGGGTATTGGCAGCGCGGCGAAAGCGGGGATATGCCACACTTTTACCGCTGACGGCAGGTGCATTTCTCTCCTGAAAGTATTGCTTACCAATAACTGTATTTACGACTGCGCGTACTGCATCAACAGAAGAAGCAATGACATTAAGCGCGCGGCGTTTACGCCGCAGGAACTGGCGGATATTACCATTAATTTTTACAGGCGCAATTATATAGAAGGGCTGTTTTTAAGCTCCGGCGTTGTGAAAAATGCGGACTATACAATGGAACTTATGGTGCGCGCGGTCAGGATATTAAGGCAGGAATATCTTTTTAACGGTTACATTCATATAAAAGCCATTCCGGGCGCGTCATCCGCGGTGCTGGATGAAGCGGGATTGCTGGCAGACAGGTTAAGCATAAATATGGAGCTGCCAAGCGATAACGGGCTTAAACTGCTGGCGCCGGACAAAAAAATGGCGGATATAACAGTGCCGATGGGCCATATAAAAGAGAAAATTCTGGAATCAAAAGCGGACAAATTCAGCAGAAAAAGTTTTGCCCCGGCGGGGCAAAGCACCCAGCTTATTGTGGGCGCCACGGGCGACACGGATAAGCAGATAATTTCTTTAAGCGAAAACATGTACAACGGCATGAATTTAAAAAGGGTGTATTACTCCTCTTACATCCACGTCAATGCTGACAGCAGGCTTCCTGTTTCCGTCAATTCGCCGCTTCTGCGGGAACACCGGCTTTATCAGGCAGACTGGCTGTTAAGGTTTTATAAATTCAAAGCAGATGAACTGCTTGATGAAGAACACCCCAATTTTGACACCCGTTTTGACCCGAAGGCGGCGTGGGCTTTAAGGCATATGGAACAGTTCCCGGTGGAAGTAAACACAGCGCCATACGAAACGCTTTTACGGGTGCCGGGCATCGGCGTGCGTTCCGCACAGCGGATTGTTAAAGCAAGAAGGGCATGCGCGATAGGCGTGGATGACCTGAAAAAACTTGGGATAGTGATGAAACGGGCAAGGTTTTTTGTAACGGCAAAAGGCAAAAGCGCGTTTGAAGGAAAGTTTTCAGGCAGGGTAATTTCCATGCGCCTGCTTGACGCTCCAAAGCAGTCATATGAACAGCTGTCGCTTTTTAAGCCGGAAACAATTTTGCTGCCCGCCCCGGAAGATAACCTAAAAAGTATAACAGGGGAGCTTTAG
- the hisD gene encoding histidinol dehydrogenase, with translation MIKRFAYTKRNSNEIKEYLKKIDAFSAKVPDSVLEIIDDVRKNGDAALFDYAQKFDKAKIKSLKVKGSDIKKAYTLIDKSLIKAIRVAAKNISDFHRLQKENIKGYTYKNEGYTIEQKYLPLDSAGIYIPGGQAPLFSTVLMAGIPAITAGVKRICIVSPPRYNSEVNPYVLVAADIIGIKEIYRAGGAQAVAALAYGTKSITKVNKVVGPGNIYSTGAKKELFGTIGIDSINGPSEVTVIADETADPQFILFDLLAQAEHVNGHSVLITTSRKLADFIETGLKKESKLNITAVIITVKSLAQAAGIANEKGPEHLTVITKKDNAVIDGITNAPAIFAGNYSPVAFGDYMAGANHILPTNGTSKFFSGLSVLDFMKHTHIVRCTKKAIEKFGPLAEQMAETETLLNHKRSIEIRRKK, from the coding sequence ATGATAAAGCGTTTTGCCTATACAAAAAGGAACAGTAATGAAATAAAAGAGTATCTTAAAAAAATTGACGCGTTTTCTGCAAAGGTGCCGGATTCGGTCCTTGAAATAATTGATGATGTCAGAAAAAACGGCGACGCCGCGCTTTTTGATTATGCACAAAAGTTTGATAAAGCGAAAATTAAATCCTTAAAGGTTAAGGGTTCAGACATTAAAAAAGCATATACCCTTATAGACAAAAGCCTTATAAAAGCCATCAGGGTTGCGGCAAAAAACATATCTGATTTTCACAGGCTGCAGAAAGAAAACATTAAAGGTTATACATATAAAAATGAAGGGTATACTATAGAACAAAAGTATCTGCCCTTGGATTCCGCGGGAATATATATCCCGGGAGGCCAGGCGCCGCTGTTTTCAACGGTTTTGATGGCGGGAATACCGGCAATTACAGCAGGGGTTAAAAGAATATGTATTGTATCACCGCCGCGGTATAATTCAGAAGTAAATCCTTACGTGCTTGTCGCGGCAGACATTATAGGAATAAAAGAAATATACCGCGCAGGCGGCGCGCAGGCGGTTGCAGCACTTGCCTATGGTACAAAAAGTATTACTAAGGTTAATAAAGTGGTTGGCCCGGGAAATATTTACTCCACCGGCGCAAAAAAAGAGCTTTTTGGCACTATTGGTATTGATTCCATAAACGGCCCGTCAGAAGTTACCGTAATTGCGGATGAAACAGCAGACCCGCAATTTATATTATTTGACCTTCTGGCGCAGGCAGAACACGTAAACGGGCATTCAGTCTTAATTACAACTTCCAGGAAACTGGCAGATTTTATTGAAACCGGCCTGAAAAAGGAAAGCAAACTGAATATTACCGCGGTTATAATCACCGTGAAATCGCTGGCACAAGCGGCGGGTATTGCCAATGAAAAAGGGCCTGAACACCTGACGGTAATTACAAAAAAAGATAATGCCGTAATTGACGGAATTACAAATGCTCCGGCTATTTTTGCCGGCAACTATTCGCCGGTGGCTTTTGGCGACTATATGGCAGGTGCTAATCATATACTGCCCACCAACGGCACTTCTAAATTCTTTTCCGGACTGTCTGTGCTGGATTTTATGAAACACACGCATATTGTAAGGTGTACTAAAAAGGCGATTGAAAAATTCGGGCCTCTGGCAGAACAAATGGCGGAAACAGAAACTCTTTTAAATCACAAAAGAAGTATTGAAATAAGGCGAAAAAAATAA
- a CDS encoding mannan endo-1,4-beta-mannosidase, with amino-acid sequence MKKTIIVALLILFAFIAYAQEKNSEGIYVKGNKIYAPDGEEIILRGVNKMFVWTDREGNSIPEIAKTGANSVRIVWTMKDGNYEGLDKLIEKCAANKMIPIVELHDATCKWDEELFKQLTAWWTAPEMIAIAKKHQKYLMINYGNEIGDWKTTVAGYNKKYTAAVKAMRKAGIHVPIIIDAGKCGQDMNNYYAGAEEILNADPDKNIIFSIHMWWTDNDENRVKDALESVSYTNAPLIVGEFAAYGIGCVKTIAYKAIMEHCAKNNIGWLAWSWGPGNSDCAEMDMTKDSKFTGLYGWGKEAAVDGEYSIKKTSKIPKFMAE; translated from the coding sequence ATGAAAAAAACAATCATCGTGGCACTCTTAATACTATTTGCGTTTATTGCTTATGCTCAGGAGAAAAATTCTGAAGGCATTTATGTTAAAGGAAATAAAATATACGCGCCGGATGGGGAAGAGATAATACTGCGCGGTGTGAATAAGATGTTTGTCTGGACGGACAGGGAAGGGAATTCAATTCCTGAAATCGCCAAGACCGGCGCTAACAGTGTTCGTATCGTCTGGACCATGAAAGACGGCAATTATGAAGGGCTTGATAAACTTATAGAGAAATGCGCCGCGAATAAAATGATACCTATAGTAGAGCTGCATGATGCCACCTGTAAATGGGATGAAGAATTATTCAAACAGCTTACCGCTTGGTGGACAGCGCCTGAAATGATAGCAATTGCAAAAAAGCATCAGAAATACCTTATGATAAACTATGGCAATGAAATAGGCGACTGGAAGACAACGGTTGCCGGCTATAATAAAAAATACACTGCAGCCGTGAAAGCCATGAGAAAAGCGGGAATTCATGTGCCTATAATAATAGACGCGGGCAAATGCGGGCAGGACATGAATAACTATTATGCCGGCGCGGAAGAAATTCTAAATGCTGATCCTGATAAAAACATAATATTCTCAATACACATGTGGTGGACGGATAATGATGAAAACCGCGTTAAAGACGCGCTGGAATCGGTATCATACACAAACGCGCCGCTGATAGTTGGAGAGTTTGCAGCTTACGGGATAGGGTGTGTTAAGACAATTGCTTACAAGGCGATAATGGAACACTGCGCCAAGAATAATATCGGCTGGCTTGCCTGGTCGTGGGGGCCGGGAAACAGCGACTGTGCGGAAATGGACATGACCAAGGACAGTAAGTTCACCGGGTTATATGGCTGGGGAAAAGAAGCTGCAGTTGACGGCGAATACAGCATTAAAAAAACCTCTAAAATCCCTAAATTCATGGCGGAATAA
- a CDS encoding phosphoribosyl-AMP cyclohydrolase, with protein sequence MEKFDIGKVKFDEKGLCAAIAQDYKTGHILMIAWMNKEALELTLSTRKVHYWSRSRNKLWFKGEESGNVQEVKNIYIDCDMDAVLIKVNQIGGAACHVGYESCFFREIKENNDMEIQGEKVFDPEMVYKKKG encoded by the coding sequence ATGGAAAAATTTGACATTGGTAAAGTGAAATTTGACGAAAAAGGGCTGTGCGCAGCGATTGCACAGGACTATAAAACAGGGCATATCCTGATGATAGCCTGGATGAATAAAGAGGCTCTTGAATTAACCCTTTCCACCCGCAAGGTGCATTATTGGTCACGCTCGCGGAACAAACTGTGGTTTAAAGGTGAAGAGTCAGGAAACGTTCAGGAAGTTAAAAATATATACATAGACTGCGACATGGACGCGGTTCTAATTAAAGTAAACCAGATAGGCGGGGCAGCCTGCCATGTCGGATATGAATCATGTTTTTTCAGGGAAATTAAAGAAAACAACGACATGGAAATACAGGGCGAAAAAGTTTTTGACCCGGAAATGGTTTACAAAAAAAAGGGATAA
- the hisA gene encoding 1-(5-phosphoribosyl)-5-[(5-phosphoribosylamino)methylideneamino]imidazole-4-carboxamide isomerase yields MQIIPAIDLRKGKCVRLIMGDVRDETVYSKEPVAMAKLWQVKGARMIHVVDLDGAFSGRPKNMELIIKMIKALRAKVEVGGGIRTEKTIKKYIRAGARRVILSTSVIGSDKFLKKMVEKYGDKIVIGVDAKDGKVAAKGWKDITKIDAIDFIKQLEAAGAKMIVYTDINRDGVLKGPNFKGVVNVLKNTKMKVIISGGITRMKNIERCIELSKKYDNVEGVIIGKALYTGNIDLKEAVKLVKD; encoded by the coding sequence ATGCAGATTATACCGGCAATTGATTTAAGAAAAGGCAAATGCGTAAGGTTAATAATGGGAGATGTAAGGGACGAAACCGTATACAGCAAAGAGCCCGTGGCTATGGCTAAACTTTGGCAGGTCAAAGGCGCACGTATGATACACGTGGTTGACCTGGACGGCGCGTTTTCCGGCAGGCCCAAGAATATGGAGCTTATCATTAAGATGATTAAAGCTTTAAGGGCAAAGGTGGAAGTGGGCGGCGGAATCAGGACGGAAAAAACCATAAAAAAATATATCAGGGCCGGCGCAAGAAGGGTAATCCTTTCCACTTCGGTGATAGGCAGCGATAAATTTCTTAAAAAAATGGTGGAAAAATACGGCGATAAGATTGTAATCGGCGTTGACGCGAAAGACGGAAAAGTGGCTGCAAAAGGGTGGAAAGACATAACCAAAATAGACGCGATTGATTTTATAAAACAGCTGGAAGCAGCCGGCGCAAAAATGATTGTTTATACCGACATAAACCGCGACGGAGTTTTAAAAGGCCCTAATTTTAAGGGTGTGGTAAATGTCCTTAAAAATACAAAGATGAAAGTGATAATTTCCGGCGGCATTACAAGGATGAAAAATATTGAACGCTGTATTGAACTTTCCAAGAAATATGACAATGTTGAAGGCGTTATAATAGGAAAGGCGCTTTACACGGGCAACATTGACCTTAAAGAAGCGGTAAAACTGGTAAAGGACTAA